A genome region from Crossiella equi includes the following:
- a CDS encoding alpha/beta hydrolase, translating into MRGVLAVVVAALLATPVVPVQAAPRLAWTPCAQDATADCATLRLPLVDLAVTRRRATRPQQRIGVLVLNPGGPGASGANFALDANRLFSPDVLARYDLVGFDPRGIAGSSPIRCSTEVLDRKPRELPRTEAEFQGLVAYNRELRADCRARSGPLFDRVGTREVAADLDALRRALGESKISFFGVSYGTLIGQQYAERYGDHVRGMVLDSVMDHSLDMTALAATAAAAAEDSLHEFARWCTGDTTCALHGRDVLAFWRDALAASDRGELLEFGEIPIGDRYVISRAYGAFARVDYPSFATWLSQLKIGKPAAAPGPRSTAAPSEGTQPNGRTAVFCQDWQLRPGNLAELNRVVAAERAAAPLMRYSPELREALLDCVGWPPATNPQRPARVTRGPVLQLVGARHDPTTGYAWAQGLARQLGPRAALHTYEGAGHGVYHRGACNRAAVDTYLLTGVPGTASCPASG; encoded by the coding sequence ATGCGCGGAGTCCTCGCCGTGGTGGTGGCCGCACTGCTCGCCACCCCCGTCGTCCCAGTCCAGGCCGCTCCCCGGCTGGCCTGGACGCCGTGCGCGCAGGACGCCACCGCCGACTGCGCGACGCTGCGGCTGCCCCTGGTGGACCTCGCGGTCACCCGCCGCCGCGCGACCCGGCCGCAGCAGCGCATCGGCGTGCTGGTGCTCAACCCGGGCGGTCCCGGTGCCTCCGGCGCGAACTTCGCCCTGGACGCCAACCGGCTGTTCTCCCCGGACGTGCTGGCACGCTACGACCTGGTCGGCTTCGACCCGAGGGGCATCGCGGGCAGCAGCCCGATCCGCTGCTCGACCGAGGTGCTCGACCGCAAGCCCCGCGAGCTGCCGCGCACCGAGGCGGAGTTCCAGGGCCTGGTGGCCTACAACCGGGAGCTGCGCGCCGACTGCCGCGCTCGGTCCGGCCCGCTGTTCGACCGGGTGGGCACGCGCGAGGTGGCCGCTGACCTGGACGCGCTGCGCCGTGCGCTGGGCGAGTCCAAGATCAGCTTCTTCGGCGTCTCCTACGGCACGCTGATCGGCCAGCAGTACGCGGAGCGGTACGGCGACCACGTGCGCGGCATGGTCCTGGACTCGGTGATGGACCACAGCCTGGACATGACCGCCCTGGCCGCCACGGCCGCGGCCGCCGCGGAGGACTCCCTGCACGAGTTCGCCCGCTGGTGCACCGGCGACACCACGTGCGCGCTCCACGGCCGGGACGTCCTGGCGTTCTGGCGCGACGCCCTGGCGGCGAGCGACCGGGGCGAGCTGCTGGAGTTCGGTGAGATCCCCATCGGGGACCGCTACGTGATCAGCCGGGCCTACGGCGCCTTCGCCCGCGTGGACTACCCGTCCTTCGCCACCTGGCTGTCCCAGCTCAAGATCGGCAAGCCCGCCGCCGCCCCCGGACCACGTTCGACCGCGGCCCCCTCCGAGGGCACCCAGCCGAACGGCCGCACCGCGGTCTTCTGCCAGGACTGGCAGCTGCGCCCGGGGAACCTGGCCGAGCTGAACCGCGTGGTGGCTGCCGAACGCGCCGCCGCCCCGCTGATGCGCTACTCCCCGGAGCTGCGCGAAGCCCTGCTGGACTGCGTGGGCTGGCCCCCGGCCACCAACCCCCAGCGCCCGGCCCGGGTGACGAGGGGCCCGGTCCTCCAGCTGGTCGGCGCCCGCCATGACCCCACCACCGGCTACGCCTGGGCCCAGGGCCTGGCCCGGCAGCTGGGCCCGCGCGCGGCCCTGCACACCTATGAGGGTGCGGGGCACGGCGTCTACCACCGGGGCGCCTGCAACCGCGCGGCCGTCGACACCTACCTGCTGACCGGAGTCCCCGGCACGGCCTCCTGCCCGGCCTCCGGCTGA